The following is a genomic window from Thaumasiovibrio subtropicus.
AACATTAAGCTAAGAGATTTCACTGAGCCATGATGTTTAAACTGATTGAGACTCTCACACAGCGATATGTCCATTGGCGAAAGTGCATCGTTATTTACTAACCAGGTGTACCTTGCTGGAAAACGGCACATGGCATGATCATCACCTGAAAAAGGCTGGCTCATTGCTTCTATGGTGGCTAAAAGTTCATCATAGGCGTTAGTTTTGCCTTCTGAAGAAATAAAAAAATCTGGATTTGAAGCTTCACTTTTATTATGAGAAGAAAACAAGGGGGATCGATAATGGAGTAATTTTAACCACTGGCTATCATTCGATAACTGAGTAAGTTCTACAGCATATACCTGAGGGAAAAAAGAAAATAACGCTAAGAATATAAGGTATTTCATACAATATAGGGTGCCACTACTGACACCCTACTCCGACAACTTAATAGGCTTAAGCTGCGCCACAATAGTTAGTCACTACATTGAAGTAAGCTTCTGCTTTCTCATTGTAAGACTGAGACTGGTAGTTAGTTGCACCAACAACTTCAGCCATCTCGTGACGAATAGCTGGCACGTTAGCCGCATCACAAGAAAGTAGCTCAAGCATCGCGTTTAAGTGCTGACCTTCACCATTAGCAGTGTCAACCACAATTTGCTCATAGCTCTGTTGAATGAAAGCAGCGGCCTTAACGTTAGAGCCCTCGCAAGTATGCTCTGAAGAGCCGGCAGATGTGACAGCCGTTGTACCTAAATCCCAAATCACGTTAGAGATAACTGCACCTGGCGCAGTATTTGGAAAAATCATTGCGCCAATACCACAATCAACCCATGGGTTGATTTTGTATTCCGCGTCTTCTGCTTGTACTGGTGCTACAGCAGCCGCCATAAGTGTTGCCAACAATAATGTTTTTTTCACTGTTTATCCTTTCCGTTTTTTAATTTTCCGGAAAGGTAACACTAATTATTACAAATTAAAACAAAAAACGGCAATTTGCATTCGATATTTACTTGCCAATTAAAAACAACGACAGATAATAAAACGCGTTATGTTATATCACATTGAAATATATTCACCACACCATGAGCAAAAACACTCACTCCGATTCCAATTTAGTATCCGCGTGACGCCTCAATACATCCCATGTTCGAATTAGGGCATTGAAAATTAATGATCATCGATATAAGTATCTAATAATCTGTTCATGATATAGATCTTTGTCTAGAGTTCCATTCTAATTAAGACGATCTAGCAATATGCTGATAAACCTGCATTCATTGGATGTTAATTATTCCCATAGGCACACTTAACATTAAAAAGGCATGGAGGGAGGGCGATATACTCAGCCAAACCTCACACGCCTACAAAATTAGGCACTAGTCGCATCCGAAAGGGCGAGTGTTCTAATTTCACCTGATAGCAATCGCTACTTCAATTTGCAACCTGTCTCTGAAGATGGCTTTTGTATGCATACGACAGACTCTTTATACTTTATATGAGTAGCCCCTATGCCAACGCTAAATCAACCGAATTGAGAAATGCCACATACCAGTCGATGAACTTCTACCTAGAATGAGCTAAAATCTTGGTCTAACCGACCTATTAAGACCGATAAAGAACAATATAATTGGCTATGACCATCTACCTGCCGCAACTCAGCCACCAAGCCAACGACTTTCCGTCTCCCTATGAAGCGCTAGAAGAGCCGAATGGCTTGCTCGCTTACGGTGGTGATCTCAGTCAGTCACGCCTCCTTGAAGCGTATCGACACGGTATTTTTCCTTGGTATAGCATTGGAGAACCCATTTTATGGTGGAGCCCGGCTCCAAGAGCCATCTTTATTCCTGAGCAGCTAACACCGAGCAAGAGCACGCGAAAGTACCAACGCAAACACCAATACCAAGTCACACTAAATCATGCGTTCGATGAGGTGATCGACCTGTGTGCGTCAACACGTGGGCCTGAACAAACTTGGATAACACTAGAGATGCGCCAAGCTTACAAACAGCTTCACAAAGCTGGAACCGCGCACTCCGTCGAAGTTTGGTCAGATAATCAATTGATTGGCGGGCTATACGGACTCAGTATCGGCAGAATTTTTTGCGGTGAGTCGATGTTCTCATTAAAAAGCAATGCGTCAAAGATTGCGCTTTGGTACTTCTGTCATCATTTTGAACGCCATAACGGCAAATTAATCGATTGTCAGGTAATGAACGACCACTTGTCATCCTTAGGCGCAGTCGAAATGCCACGCCAACCTTTTCTGGCAGCACTAGAAATGCTTCGAGACAAAACGTTGGCAGATGGCTGTTTCAATAAGCAGGAAATCACACTTTGAGCTTACAAATAGGTATCACGCCAGAAAAACCGTGTAGCTACTTGCCTGAGCAAAAGGATCGCTTAGCCGTTGTCATGGATGAAGATTGGCACTCTGTTCACGGCTATCGGGTATTAATGGATTACGGCTTTCGGCGCAGCGGTGCCATGATTTATCGTCCGCATTGCTTGTCTTGCTCTGCCTGCCACCCTGTGCGTGTCGATGTTCAAGGCTTCACGCCCAGCAGGAGCCAA
Proteins encoded in this region:
- the aat gene encoding leucyl/phenylalanyl-tRNA--protein transferase produces the protein MTIYLPQLSHQANDFPSPYEALEEPNGLLAYGGDLSQSRLLEAYRHGIFPWYSIGEPILWWSPAPRAIFIPEQLTPSKSTRKYQRKHQYQVTLNHAFDEVIDLCASTRGPEQTWITLEMRQAYKQLHKAGTAHSVEVWSDNQLIGGLYGLSIGRIFCGESMFSLKSNASKIALWYFCHHFERHNGKLIDCQVMNDHLSSLGAVEMPRQPFLAALEMLRDKTLADGCFNKQEITL
- a CDS encoding DUF3015 family protein, translated to MKKTLLLATLMAAAVAPVQAEDAEYKINPWVDCGIGAMIFPNTAPGAVISNVIWDLGTTAVTSAGSSEHTCEGSNVKAAAFIQQSYEQIVVDTANGEGQHLNAMLELLSCDAANVPAIRHEMAEVVGATNYQSQSYNEKAEAYFNVVTNYCGAA